The following coding sequences lie in one Streptomyces venezuelae genomic window:
- a CDS encoding mechanosensitive ion channel family protein produces MENVLRPLIVVGGSVVLTVVVGYLVDILLRRADERHHETPLWGLLRRCRVPLQLVLCTAILRGSYEQTKIAKDHSAAISRTLTLVLIGSAAWLVVRIAAAIVESSYARYAAMHRDPARVRRVRTQVTLIQRVVTAIVGVVAVAAMLLTFPAMQAAGASLLASAGILGIVAGVAAQSTLGNLFAGLQIAFGDMVRLGDTVVVNGEWGTVDEITLTFLTVRTWDERRITMPVSYFTSKPFENWSRGGVEMTGTVFFHLDHSAPIALMRDRLHDILRDCAAWDGRDWGLAVTDTTPTTIQVRALVTAKDADDIWTVRVTVREQMIRWLTEHHAYALPRVTTATAEPAPNGHRPHFEKFTPDAPRTGRG; encoded by the coding sequence ATGGAGAACGTACTGCGTCCGTTGATCGTGGTCGGCGGCTCGGTCGTGCTCACGGTGGTCGTCGGCTATCTGGTCGACATACTGCTGCGCCGGGCCGACGAGCGGCACCACGAGACCCCGCTGTGGGGGCTGCTGCGCCGCTGCCGCGTACCGCTGCAACTCGTCCTGTGCACCGCCATCCTGAGAGGGTCCTACGAACAGACGAAGATCGCCAAGGATCACTCCGCGGCCATCAGCCGCACGCTCACCCTCGTCCTCATCGGCTCCGCCGCCTGGCTCGTGGTGCGGATCGCGGCGGCCATAGTCGAGTCGTCGTACGCGCGCTACGCGGCCATGCACCGCGATCCGGCCCGCGTCCGGCGCGTCCGCACGCAGGTGACCCTCATCCAGCGGGTGGTCACCGCGATCGTCGGTGTCGTGGCCGTCGCCGCGATGCTCCTGACGTTCCCCGCCATGCAGGCGGCGGGCGCCTCACTGCTCGCCTCCGCCGGCATCCTCGGCATCGTCGCCGGTGTCGCCGCCCAGTCCACCCTCGGCAACCTCTTCGCCGGGTTGCAGATCGCGTTCGGCGACATGGTGCGGCTCGGCGACACGGTGGTGGTGAACGGCGAGTGGGGCACGGTCGACGAGATCACGCTGACCTTCCTGACCGTCCGCACGTGGGACGAGCGCCGGATCACCATGCCCGTGTCGTACTTCACGTCGAAGCCGTTCGAGAACTGGTCGCGCGGCGGCGTCGAAATGACCGGCACGGTCTTCTTCCACCTGGACCACTCGGCGCCCATCGCGCTGATGCGCGACCGGCTCCACGACATCCTGCGCGACTGCGCCGCGTGGGACGGCAGGGACTGGGGCCTCGCGGTGACGGACACCACACCGACGACGATCCAGGTCCGCGCCCTGGTCACCGCGAAGGACGCGGACGACATATGGACGGTGCGGGTCACGGTCCGCGAGCAGATGATCCGCTGGCTCACCGAGCACCACGCCTACGCGCTGCCGCGGGTCACCACCGCCACCGCCGAGCCGGCGCCGAACGGCCACCGGCCGCACTTCGAGAAGTTCACGCCGGACGCGCCCCGCACGGGACGCGGCTGA
- a CDS encoding alkaline phosphatase D family protein, with protein MTSRNDLQSSLNSAAPSRRTVVKAAAATAALGAPLAAIPAHAADGPAFHHGVASGDPLPDGVLLWTRVTPTPDAVPGSGKGPDTEVSWEVAEDKGFTRVVGRGSTTARAESDHTVKADVRGLHQATTYYFRFSVGDVHSPVGRTRTTPAHDASAHGVRFGVVSCANWEAGHFSPYRHLAARTELDAVLHLGDYIYEYKSGEYPSAENVVRPHEPRHEIRTLADYRTRHGVHKTDPDAQAMHATHPVIAIWDDHEFADNAWSGGAVNHSPETEGDWAGRMAAAKRAYFEWMPVRPSTEGTVYRRVRYGKLADLHLLDLRSFRSEQAKFGSGEVDDPDRTITGRAQLDWLKSGLAGSDAAWKLVGTSVMITPVAFGSLPAHLLKPLAELLGLPGEGLAINTDQWDGYTDDRRELIAHLRDNKIHNTVFLTGDIHMAWANDVPVKAATYPFSASAATEFVVTSVSSDNIDDMLHVAPHTVSLVAAGALKAANRHVKWLDMDSHGYGVLDVTAERSQMDYYVISDRTDPAATSSWARSYRTLSGTQKAERVYAPVR; from the coding sequence GTGACCAGTCGAAACGATCTTCAGTCGTCGCTCAACTCCGCGGCACCCAGCCGCCGTACGGTCGTCAAGGCCGCGGCCGCCACCGCCGCCCTCGGCGCCCCGCTCGCCGCGATACCCGCCCACGCGGCCGACGGACCCGCCTTCCACCACGGAGTCGCCTCGGGCGACCCGCTGCCCGACGGCGTCCTGCTGTGGACCCGCGTGACGCCCACCCCGGACGCCGTGCCCGGCTCCGGCAAGGGACCCGACACCGAGGTGAGCTGGGAGGTGGCCGAGGACAAGGGGTTCACCCGCGTCGTCGGCCGCGGCAGCACCACCGCACGGGCGGAGTCGGACCATACGGTCAAGGCCGACGTAAGGGGCCTGCACCAGGCGACCACCTATTACTTCCGCTTCTCCGTGGGAGACGTCCACTCCCCCGTGGGCCGCACCCGCACCACGCCCGCGCACGACGCCTCCGCGCACGGCGTCCGCTTCGGAGTGGTGTCCTGCGCCAACTGGGAGGCCGGCCACTTCTCCCCGTACCGCCACCTCGCCGCCCGCACCGAACTCGACGCGGTCCTCCACCTCGGCGACTACATCTACGAGTACAAGAGCGGCGAGTACCCCTCCGCCGAGAACGTCGTACGACCGCACGAGCCGAGGCACGAGATCAGGACGCTCGCCGACTACCGCACCCGGCACGGCGTCCACAAGACCGACCCCGACGCGCAGGCGATGCACGCCACGCACCCGGTCATCGCGATCTGGGACGACCACGAGTTCGCCGACAACGCCTGGTCGGGCGGGGCCGTGAACCACTCGCCGGAGACCGAGGGCGACTGGGCGGGCCGCATGGCGGCGGCCAAGCGCGCCTACTTCGAGTGGATGCCCGTACGCCCCTCGACCGAGGGCACCGTCTACCGCCGCGTCCGCTACGGCAAGCTCGCCGATCTGCACCTGCTCGACCTGCGGTCCTTCCGCTCCGAGCAGGCGAAGTTCGGCAGCGGCGAGGTCGACGACCCGGACCGCACGATCACCGGCCGCGCGCAGCTCGACTGGCTGAAGTCGGGCCTGGCCGGCTCCGACGCCGCCTGGAAGCTGGTCGGCACCTCGGTGATGATCACGCCGGTCGCCTTCGGCTCCCTGCCCGCCCATCTCCTCAAGCCCCTGGCGGAGTTGCTGGGCCTGCCCGGCGAGGGACTGGCCATCAACACCGACCAGTGGGACGGCTACACGGACGACCGCAGGGAACTCATCGCCCACCTGCGCGACAACAAGATCCACAACACCGTCTTCCTGACCGGTGACATCCACATGGCCTGGGCGAACGACGTGCCGGTCAAGGCCGCCACGTACCCCTTCTCGGCGTCCGCCGCGACCGAGTTCGTCGTCACGTCGGTGAGCTCCGACAACATCGACGACATGCTCCACGTCGCCCCGCACACGGTCTCCCTCGTGGCGGCCGGCGCGCTGAAGGCCGCCAACCGGCACGTGAAGTGGCTCGACATGGACTCGCACGGCTACGGCGTGCTCGACGTCACCGCCGAGCGCTCGCAGATGGACTACTACGTCATCTCGGACCGGACCGACCCGGCGGCCACCTCGTCGTGGGCGCGTTCCTACCGCACGCTCAGCGGCACGCAGAAGGCCGAGCGCGTGTACGCCCCGGTCCGCTGA
- a CDS encoding NYN domain-containing protein — MDRCIVLVDAGYLLGAAASLLAGEPSRSRITVDHSALIQGLRERAEADTERPLLRIYWFDGAPDRVPQPEHRRLRVMPRVTVRLGALTRSDGRWAQKGVDAAMHAELTELARNRACSDVVLVTGDGDLLPGMMAAKEHGVAVHLWAVQAADGDYNQSEDLVAEADERRVLDRAWITKAVRPKELTGICAPPPVPRPEIAAILSAPLPESALAAAAQHTEEEPQDHHPEPAANGRRPDEHRMPPGKGVPTPKDLAALRGPGTQPAQHPTNATLRWSSDKGWVERPGAAAEGAEAAALPTLAQLTTAEQRWADREEDITTVGGDPFEVGQVFARRWMARLPEQHSLQKLSTMYPRIPHRVDGELLRYAARFGLLAHKDDQIDEHDRYAIRAGFWREVDARTATEHAPAGDRAGD, encoded by the coding sequence GTGGATCGCTGCATCGTCCTGGTGGACGCCGGTTATCTGCTGGGTGCCGCCGCGAGTCTCCTCGCGGGCGAACCGTCCAGGTCCCGGATCACCGTCGATCACTCCGCCCTCATCCAGGGCCTGCGCGAACGCGCGGAAGCCGACACCGAACGCCCCCTCCTGCGCATCTACTGGTTCGACGGCGCGCCCGACCGCGTACCCCAGCCCGAACACCGCAGGCTGCGCGTCATGCCGCGCGTCACCGTCCGCCTGGGCGCCCTGACCCGCAGCGACGGCCGGTGGGCCCAGAAGGGCGTCGACGCCGCCATGCACGCCGAACTGACCGAGCTGGCCCGCAACCGCGCCTGCTCCGACGTCGTGCTCGTCACCGGCGACGGCGATCTGCTGCCCGGCATGATGGCCGCCAAGGAACACGGCGTCGCCGTCCACCTGTGGGCCGTACAGGCCGCCGACGGCGACTACAACCAGTCCGAGGACCTGGTCGCCGAGGCAGACGAGCGGCGCGTCCTCGACCGCGCCTGGATCACCAAGGCCGTCCGCCCCAAGGAGCTCACCGGCATCTGCGCGCCCCCGCCCGTGCCGCGCCCCGAGATCGCCGCGATCCTCTCCGCCCCGCTGCCGGAGTCCGCGCTCGCCGCCGCCGCGCAGCACACCGAGGAAGAGCCCCAGGACCACCACCCCGAACCCGCCGCCAACGGCAGGCGGCCCGACGAGCACCGCATGCCGCCCGGCAAGGGCGTGCCCACCCCCAAGGACCTCGCCGCCCTGCGCGGCCCCGGCACCCAGCCCGCGCAGCACCCCACCAACGCGACGCTGCGCTGGTCCTCCGACAAGGGCTGGGTCGAGCGCCCCGGCGCCGCCGCCGAGGGCGCCGAGGCCGCGGCCCTGCCCACCCTCGCCCAGCTGACCACGGCCGAGCAGCGCTGGGCCGACCGCGAGGAGGACATCACCACCGTCGGCGGCGACCCCTTCGAGGTCGGACAGGTGTTCGCCCGGCGCTGGATGGCGCGCCTCCCCGAGCAGCACAGCCTGCAGAAGCTGTCGACGATGTACCCCCGCATCCCGCACCGCGTCGACGGCGAGCTGCTCCGCTACGCCGCACGGTTCGGCCTGCTCGCGCACAAGGACGACCAGATCGACGAGCACGACCGGTACGCGATCAGGGCCGGCTTCTGGCGCGAGGTCGACGCACGCACGGCCACCGAGCACGCGCCCGCGGGGGACCGCGCAGGGGATTGA
- the dnaE gene encoding DNA polymerase III subunit alpha, protein MTKPPFTHLHVHTQYSLLDGAARLKDMFDAANEMGMTHIAMSDHGNLHGAYDFFHSAQKAGVTPIIGIEAYVAPESRRNKRKIQWGQPHQKRDDVSGSGGYTHKTIWAANKTGLHNLFRLSSDAYAEGWLQKWPRMDKETISQWSEGLIASTGCPSGELQTRLRLGQFDEAVKAAAEYQDIFGKDRYFLELMDHGIDIERRVRDDLLRVGKKLGIPPLVTNDSHYTYAHESVAHDALLCIQTGKNLSDPDRFRFDGTGYYLKSTDEMYAIDSSDAWQEGCRNTLLVAEQIDTTGMFEKRDLMPKFDIPEGFTEVTWFQEEVRRGMERRYPGGVPEDRQKQAEYEMDIIIQMGFPGYFLVVADFIMWAKNNGIAVGPGRGSAAGSIVAYAMGITDLDPITHGLIFERFLNPERVSMPDVDIDFDERRRVEVIRYVTEKYGADKVAMIGTYGKIKAKNAIKDSARVLGYPYAMGDRLTKAMPADVLGKGIDLSGITDPKHPRYSEAGEIRGMYENEPDVKKVIDTAKGVEGLVRQMGVHAAGVIMSSEPIVDHAPLWTRHTDGVTITQWDYPQCESLGLLKMDFLGLRNLTIMDDAVKMVRAGKGIDLEMLSLPLDDPKTFELLCRGDTLGVFQFDGGPMRSLLRQMQPDNFEDISAVSALYRPGPMGMNSHTNYAERKNGRQEITPIHPELEEPLKETLGLTYGLIVYQEQVQKAAQIVAGYSLGEADILRRVMGKKKPEELEKNFVLFQAGARKNGYSDEAIQALWDVLVPFAGYAFNKAHSSAYGLVTYWTAYLKANYPAEYMAALLTSVKDDKDKSAVYLNECRRMGIKVLPPNVNESVHNFAAQGDDTILFGLEAVRNVGSNVVESIIRSRKAKGKFTSFPDYLDKVEATACNKRTTESLIKAGAFDTMGHTRKGLTAQYEPMIDNVVAVKRKEAEGQFDLFGGMGDESGGDEPGFGLDVEFSEEEWEKTYLLAQEREMLGLYVSDHPLFGLEHVLSDKADAGIGQLTGGDFSDGSVVTIGGIISGLQRKMTKQGNAWAIATVEDLAGSIECMFFPATYQLVSTQLVEDAVVFVKGRLDKREDVPRLVAMEMQVPDLSNAGTNAPVIITIPTVKVSPPMITRLGEVLSHHRGNSEVRIKLQGAQKTTVLRLDRHRVKPDPALFGDLKVLLGPSCLAG, encoded by the coding sequence GTGACCAAGCCGCCCTTCACGCACCTGCACGTGCACACCCAGTACTCGCTGCTTGACGGTGCCGCGCGGCTCAAGGACATGTTCGACGCGGCCAATGAGATGGGCATGACGCACATCGCCATGTCCGACCACGGCAACCTGCACGGGGCGTACGACTTCTTCCACTCGGCGCAGAAGGCGGGCGTCACGCCGATCATCGGCATCGAGGCGTACGTGGCGCCGGAGTCGCGCCGCAACAAGCGGAAGATCCAGTGGGGCCAGCCGCACCAGAAGCGCGACGACGTGTCCGGTTCGGGTGGTTACACGCACAAAACGATCTGGGCGGCGAACAAGACGGGCCTGCACAACCTCTTCCGGCTCTCCTCGGACGCCTACGCGGAGGGCTGGCTGCAGAAGTGGCCCCGCATGGACAAGGAGACCATCTCCCAGTGGTCGGAGGGTCTCATCGCCTCCACCGGCTGCCCCTCGGGCGAGCTGCAGACGCGGCTGCGGCTCGGCCAGTTCGACGAGGCGGTGAAGGCCGCCGCCGAGTACCAGGACATCTTCGGCAAGGACCGGTACTTCCTGGAGCTGATGGACCACGGCATCGACATCGAGCGCCGGGTCCGCGACGACCTGCTCCGGGTCGGCAAGAAGCTCGGCATCCCGCCCCTGGTGACGAACGACTCGCACTACACGTACGCGCACGAGTCCGTGGCGCACGACGCGCTGCTCTGCATCCAGACCGGCAAGAACCTCTCGGACCCGGACCGCTTCCGCTTCGACGGAACGGGCTACTACCTGAAGTCCACGGACGAGATGTACGCCATCGACTCCTCGGACGCGTGGCAGGAGGGCTGCCGCAACACGCTCCTGGTGGCCGAGCAGATCGACACCACGGGCATGTTCGAGAAGCGCGACCTGATGCCGAAGTTCGACATCCCGGAGGGCTTCACCGAGGTCACCTGGTTCCAGGAGGAGGTCCGCCGCGGCATGGAGCGCCGCTACCCGGGCGGTGTCCCCGAGGACCGGCAGAAGCAGGCCGAGTACGAGATGGACATCATCATCCAGATGGGGTTCCCGGGGTACTTCCTGGTCGTCGCCGACTTCATCATGTGGGCCAAGAACAACGGCATCGCGGTCGGCCCGGGCCGAGGCTCCGCGGCCGGTTCGATCGTGGCGTACGCGATGGGCATCACCGACCTCGACCCGATCACGCACGGACTGATCTTCGAGCGGTTCCTCAACCCCGAGCGCGTCTCCATGCCCGATGTCGACATCGACTTCGACGAGCGCAGGCGCGTCGAGGTGATCAGGTACGTGACGGAGAAGTACGGCGCCGACAAGGTCGCCATGATCGGTACGTACGGCAAGATCAAGGCGAAGAACGCGATCAAGGACTCCGCGCGCGTGCTCGGATATCCGTACGCGATGGGCGACCGCCTCACCAAGGCGATGCCCGCCGACGTCCTCGGCAAGGGCATCGACCTCTCCGGCATCACCGACCCCAAGCACCCGCGCTACAGCGAGGCGGGCGAGATCCGGGGGATGTACGAGAACGAGCCGGACGTGAAGAAGGTCATCGACACCGCGAAGGGCGTCGAGGGACTCGTCCGGCAGATGGGTGTGCACGCGGCCGGCGTGATCATGTCCAGCGAGCCGATCGTCGACCACGCCCCGCTCTGGACCCGGCACACCGACGGCGTGACCATCACGCAGTGGGACTACCCCCAGTGCGAGTCGCTCGGCCTGCTCAAGATGGACTTCCTGGGCCTGCGCAACCTGACCATCATGGATGACGCCGTCAAGATGGTGCGGGCGGGCAAGGGCATCGACCTGGAGATGCTCTCCCTCCCGCTCGACGACCCGAAGACGTTCGAACTGCTCTGCCGCGGTGACACGCTCGGCGTCTTCCAGTTCGACGGCGGCCCGATGCGCTCGCTGCTTCGCCAGATGCAGCCCGACAACTTCGAGGACATTTCCGCCGTCTCGGCCCTGTACCGGCCGGGCCCGATGGGCATGAACTCGCACACGAACTACGCCGAGCGCAAGAACGGCCGCCAGGAGATCACGCCGATCCACCCGGAGCTCGAAGAGCCCCTGAAGGAGACGCTCGGCCTCACCTACGGCCTCATCGTGTACCAGGAGCAGGTGCAGAAGGCCGCGCAGATCGTCGCCGGGTACTCGCTCGGCGAAGCCGACATCCTGCGCCGCGTGATGGGCAAGAAGAAGCCCGAGGAGCTGGAGAAGAACTTCGTCCTCTTCCAGGCGGGCGCCCGCAAGAACGGCTACTCGGACGAGGCGATCCAGGCCCTGTGGGACGTCCTGGTCCCGTTCGCCGGATACGCGTTCAACAAGGCGCACTCCTCCGCGTACGGCCTGGTCACCTACTGGACCGCCTACCTGAAGGCGAACTACCCGGCCGAGTACATGGCCGCCCTGCTCACCTCGGTGAAGGACGACAAGGACAAGTCGGCCGTCTATCTGAACGAGTGCCGCCGCATGGGCATCAAGGTGCTCCCGCCGAACGTGAACGAGTCGGTGCACAACTTCGCCGCCCAGGGCGACGACACGATCCTGTTCGGTCTGGAGGCCGTCAGGAACGTCGGTTCGAACGTGGTGGAGTCGATCATCCGGTCGCGCAAGGCGAAGGGGAAGTTCACGTCCTTCCCCGACTACCTGGACAAGGTCGAGGCCACCGCCTGCAACAAGCGCACCACGGAGTCGCTCATCAAGGCGGGCGCCTTCGACACGATGGGGCACACCCGCAAGGGCCTCACCGCGCAGTACGAACCGATGATCGACAACGTGGTCGCGGTCAAGCGCAAGGAGGCCGAGGGCCAGTTCGACCTCTTCGGAGGGATGGGGGACGAGTCCGGCGGCGACGAGCCGGGCTTCGGTCTCGACGTGGAGTTCTCCGAGGAGGAGTGGGAGAAGACCTACCTGCTCGCCCAGGAGCGCGAGATGCTCGGCCTGTACGTCTCCGACCACCCGCTCTTCGGCCTGGAGCACGTCCTGTCCGACAAGGCGGACGCGGGCATCGGGCAGCTCACCGGCGGTGACTTCTCCGACGGGTCGGTCGTGACCATCGGCGGCATCATCTCGGGCCTGCAGCGCAAGATGACCAAGCAGGGCAACGCCTGGGCGATCGCCACCGTCGAGGATCTCGCGGGCTCCATCGAGTGCATGTTCTTCCCGGCCACGTACCAGCTGGTGTCGACGCAACTCGTCGAGGACGCCGTGGTGTTCGTCAAGGGACGCCTCGACAAGCGCGAGGACGTGCCGCGGCTCGTCGCGATGGAGATGCAGGTCCCCGACCTGTCGAACGCGGGCACCAACGCGCCTGTGATCATCACGATCCCGACGGTCAAGGTGAGCCCGCCGATGATCACCCGCCTCGGCGAGGTCCTCAGCCACCACCGCGGCAACAGCGAGGTGCGGATCAAGCTCCAGGGGGCGCAGAAGACCACCGTGCTGCGGCTCGACCGGCACCGGGTGAAGCCGGACCCGGCGCTCTTCGGCGACCTGAAGGTGCTGCTCGGCCCGTCCTGCCTGGCGGGCTGA
- a CDS encoding dienelactone hydrolase family protein, with product MNIVLFHSTYGLRPAVHAAADRLRAAGHEVWTPDLFEGRVFDSVEEGRSFQNELGKDEILKRAILAAAPYSERGLVYAGFALGAATAQTLALGDEKARGLLLLHGTSDLAENASVDELPVQLHVAEPDPFESDDWLSAWYLRMGRAGADVEIYRYAGAGHLYTDPDLDDYDAEATEATWRTALGFLETL from the coding sequence ATGAACATCGTGCTTTTCCATTCGACGTACGGTCTGCGGCCCGCGGTGCACGCGGCGGCGGACCGGCTGCGTGCCGCCGGGCACGAGGTGTGGACGCCCGACCTCTTCGAGGGCCGCGTCTTCGACAGCGTCGAGGAGGGCAGGAGCTTCCAGAACGAGCTCGGCAAGGACGAGATCCTGAAACGCGCGATCCTCGCCGCCGCGCCCTATTCGGAGCGGGGGCTCGTCTACGCGGGCTTCGCGCTCGGCGCCGCGACCGCGCAGACCCTCGCCCTCGGCGACGAGAAGGCGCGCGGGCTGCTGCTCCTGCACGGCACCTCCGACCTCGCGGAGAACGCTTCCGTGGACGAGCTGCCCGTGCAGCTGCACGTCGCCGAGCCCGACCCGTTCGAGTCCGACGACTGGCTGAGCGCCTGGTACCTGCGGATGGGCCGGGCGGGCGCCGACGTGGAGATCTACCGGTACGCGGGCGCCGGGCACCTCTACACCGACCCGGACCTCGACGACTACGACGCCGAGGCCACGGAGGCGACGTGGCGCACGGCGCTCGGCTTCCTGGAGACCCTCTAG
- a CDS encoding DsbA family protein codes for MSKRNSQAAKSAARERIRAQQEAERKREKRKRGAIVAGAIVGVLAIAGGVGYAVMQSNAPSKWEEAADAKVVTPANTSGKDGTTVTIGKSDTKNTVHLYEDPRCPGCAAMEQSIGSAVDKGMKDGDYKLTFTIGTFLDNNLQGEGSKNALSALGAALDVSSDAFLEYKTALYSAKYHPSESTDDFAKDEYLIKVANTVDALKDNKKFKSAVEKGKFDPWAMKMSDSFQSAKGVESTPTIKINDKVVETPKTPDAWKAALKKAGVTK; via the coding sequence ATGAGCAAGCGCAACAGCCAGGCCGCCAAGTCCGCAGCGCGCGAGCGCATCCGCGCCCAGCAGGAGGCCGAGCGCAAGCGCGAGAAGCGCAAGCGCGGCGCCATCGTCGCCGGTGCGATCGTCGGTGTCCTCGCCATAGCCGGCGGCGTCGGCTACGCCGTCATGCAGTCCAACGCCCCCTCGAAGTGGGAGGAGGCCGCCGACGCCAAGGTCGTCACCCCGGCGAACACCTCGGGCAAGGACGGCACCACCGTCACGATCGGCAAGTCCGACACGAAGAACACGGTCCACCTCTACGAGGACCCGCGCTGCCCCGGCTGCGCGGCCATGGAGCAGTCCATCGGCTCCGCGGTCGACAAGGGCATGAAGGACGGCGACTACAAGCTGACCTTCACCATCGGCACGTTCCTCGACAACAACCTCCAGGGTGAGGGGTCGAAGAACGCCCTCAGCGCGCTCGGCGCCGCCCTGGACGTCAGCTCCGACGCGTTCCTGGAGTACAAGACCGCGCTGTACTCGGCGAAGTACCACCCGTCGGAGTCCACCGACGACTTCGCCAAGGACGAGTACCTGATCAAGGTCGCGAACACCGTGGACGCCCTCAAGGACAACAAGAAGTTCAAGAGCGCCGTGGAGAAGGGGAAGTTCGACCCCTGGGCCATGAAGATGAGCGACTCCTTCCAGTCGGCGAAGGGCGTGGAGTCCACCCCGACCATCAAGATCAACGACAAGGTCGTCGAGACGCCGAAGACCCCCGACGCCTGGAAGGCCGCCCTGAAGAAGGCGGGCGTCACGAAGTAG
- a CDS encoding DUF2252 domain-containing protein, which translates to MSVPQPTAEQRGEEILAVFDTAFGELLAADPAAFRVKFRKMASSAFAFYRGTACLFYGDLEREQHGGPYLDDRTGRVWIHGDLHAENFGTYMDAQGRLIFNVNDFDEAYVGPFTWDLKRFAASVALIGYTKALGDDQITDLVRTYAAAYRERIHDLATGAKSDEVPPFTLDTAQGPLLDALRDARSLTRFGLLDSMTEIRDFERRFAAGGGSIELDAATRYKVLAAFDGYLETLPESSLTRPDSYRVKDVVGRRGIGIGSAGLPSYNILLEGNSDALENDVVIYLKQAQTPAVSRHITDPAVRGYFQHEGHRTVISQRALQAHADPWLGWTELDGAGQLVAEVSPYAVDLDWSDIDDLDEISSVVADLGRATATMHAAADDESGHSDLVPFSTERAIDAAIAADEDGFAELLVDFAHSYGARARADHQIFVDLFRNGRIPGL; encoded by the coding sequence ATGTCGGTCCCGCAGCCCACGGCTGAGCAGCGCGGCGAGGAGATCCTCGCCGTCTTCGACACCGCGTTCGGCGAGCTGCTCGCCGCGGACCCCGCCGCGTTCCGGGTCAAGTTCCGGAAGATGGCCTCCTCCGCCTTCGCGTTCTACCGCGGCACGGCCTGCCTGTTCTACGGCGACCTGGAGCGCGAGCAGCACGGCGGGCCCTACCTCGACGACCGCACGGGCCGGGTGTGGATCCACGGCGACCTGCACGCCGAGAACTTCGGTACGTACATGGACGCGCAGGGCCGTCTGATCTTCAACGTGAACGACTTCGACGAGGCGTACGTGGGCCCCTTCACCTGGGACCTGAAGCGCTTCGCCGCCTCCGTGGCTCTGATCGGGTACACGAAGGCGCTCGGCGACGACCAGATCACCGACCTCGTGCGGACGTACGCGGCGGCGTACCGCGAGCGGATCCACGACCTGGCGACGGGCGCCAAGAGCGACGAGGTGCCGCCCTTCACGCTGGACACCGCCCAGGGCCCGCTCCTGGACGCGCTGCGCGACGCCCGCTCCCTGACCCGCTTCGGGCTGCTCGACTCGATGACCGAGATCCGCGACTTCGAGCGCCGCTTCGCGGCCGGCGGCGGCTCCATCGAGCTCGACGCCGCCACGCGGTACAAGGTGCTCGCCGCGTTCGACGGCTATCTGGAGACGCTGCCGGAGTCCTCGCTCACCCGCCCCGACTCGTACCGCGTGAAGGACGTCGTGGGCCGTCGCGGCATCGGCATCGGCTCCGCGGGCCTCCCGTCGTACAACATCCTCCTGGAGGGCAACAGCGACGCCCTGGAGAACGACGTCGTGATCTACCTCAAGCAGGCGCAGACCCCCGCCGTCTCGCGCCACATCACGGACCCGGCCGTCCGGGGCTACTTCCAGCACGAGGGCCACCGCACGGTCATCTCGCAGCGCGCGCTCCAGGCCCACGCCGACCCGTGGCTCGGCTGGACCGAGCTGGACGGCGCGGGCCAGCTCGTCGCCGAGGTGTCGCCGTACGCCGTGGACCTGGACTGGTCGGACATCGACGACCTCGACGAGATCTCCTCCGTCGTCGCGGACCTGGGCCGCGCCACGGCCACGATGCACGCCGCCGCGGACGACGAGAGCGGCCACTCCGACCTGGTGCCGTTCTCCACGGAGCGCGCCATCGACGCCGCGATCGCCGCGGACGAGGACGGCTTCGCGGAGCTGCTCGTCGACTTCGCGCACTCATACGGCGCACGGGCGCGTGCCGACCACCAGATCTTCGTCGACCTGTTCCGCAACGGCCGGATCCCGGGGCTGTAG